In Desulfonatronospira thiodismutans ASO3-1, a single window of DNA contains:
- a CDS encoding Na+/H+ antiporter subunit E: MKERRNLHMVNEPGNQAKRSPRPGVIAGARCFAFRLALFGVIWWGLAGGSLQDWPLGLFFVLAAAVSSMFLVPGQNLRLPGLPGFIPFFLHLSLLGGLDVTSRAFRPSMPLKTGIIMHRVQLEHPTARVLFVWVVSLLPGTASVQLVDQSLRIHVLDAAQPHQDRLKDLEKRIQALFRT, encoded by the coding sequence ATGAAAGAAAGGCGGAATCTACACATGGTAAATGAGCCGGGAAATCAGGCAAAAAGAAGTCCACGGCCGGGAGTTATTGCCGGGGCAAGGTGCTTTGCCTTTCGCCTGGCCCTTTTCGGGGTTATCTGGTGGGGCCTGGCCGGAGGCAGTTTGCAGGACTGGCCTCTGGGGCTGTTCTTCGTCCTTGCAGCGGCGGTGAGCAGCATGTTCCTTGTGCCCGGGCAGAACCTCCGGCTGCCGGGTCTTCCGGGTTTTATCCCTTTCTTTTTGCACCTGTCCCTGCTGGGGGGTCTTGATGTCACCTCCAGGGCCTTCAGGCCGTCAATGCCCCTTAAGACCGGCATAATCATGCACAGGGTCCAGCTTGAACATCCCACTGCCAGGGTGCTTTTTGTCTGGGTAGTCAGCCTGCTTCCCGGTACCGCCTCGGTGCAGCTTGTGGACCAGAGCCTGCGCATTCATGTCCTGGATGCTGCACAGCCCCACCAGGACAGGCTGAAGGACCTGGAAAAAAGAATCCAGGCCCTGTTCAGGACTTGA
- a CDS encoding complex I subunit 5 family protein, protein MIWVLAVFFPLLLAGLCLISKIQDKYWGRLAVLGPLPALGLAVFGSDTAPLEMPSFLLGMHLGFGEYGRYFLLLMAMVWTGAGFFSACSMHNDPDRRSYTILFLLAMCGTLGLAVAKDVVTFYAFFSLMTFTAYSLVIHNDTPSAWKAGHVYMVTAVLGEGMLTAGLMISVHVADSVMFMDISRAAAGLSPAHPMFFLLFAGFGIKAGILGLHYWLPLAHPAAPTPASAVLSGAMIKAGLLGWLYFFPVESASMPSWGAFFMCLGLLGAFFGVLAGLLEKDPKTVLAYSSISQMGLMAFLLGLALFDAALAKTALPGILMFVMHHGLAKAALFIGVGATKYARGQGAGTFLLLAALALPALALAGAPLTSGIQVKYLMKDLASMGPMYSVTGLLLPLSSLGTTLLMAHFLYRIFQAMKPADKAYPRDQALVWLVMVAASTGLPFVSVHTFEMLPAAWQADTGFIWGGLWPVMLGVLIYPAIKFWVPLQAALHSWPDTVELTERIWRLSYARWRSSPLCDPTCGQINFVYMLDRYIYGRKSMETPCSIEFRLRQWPVAGFLFVVLTLLLAGLGMMI, encoded by the coding sequence ATGATATGGGTTCTGGCTGTTTTTTTCCCCCTGCTTCTGGCGGGCCTGTGCCTGATCTCAAAAATTCAGGACAAATACTGGGGCCGGCTTGCAGTCCTGGGACCTCTTCCGGCTCTGGGTCTGGCTGTTTTTGGATCCGATACGGCCCCTCTGGAGATGCCCAGTTTTTTACTCGGCATGCATCTGGGTTTCGGGGAATACGGCAGGTATTTCCTGCTTCTCATGGCCATGGTCTGGACCGGGGCAGGCTTTTTTTCCGCCTGCAGCATGCACAATGACCCCGACCGGCGCTCCTATACCATCTTGTTTCTGCTGGCCATGTGCGGCACACTGGGTCTGGCAGTGGCCAAGGACGTAGTCACCTTTTACGCTTTCTTCTCGCTTATGACCTTTACCGCCTACAGCCTGGTCATCCACAACGACACCCCCTCAGCCTGGAAGGCCGGGCATGTATACATGGTCACTGCTGTGCTGGGGGAGGGGATGCTTACCGCCGGGCTGATGATTTCGGTGCACGTAGCCGACAGCGTCATGTTTATGGATATTTCCCGGGCCGCTGCAGGACTCTCCCCGGCTCATCCCATGTTTTTTCTGCTGTTTGCAGGCTTCGGCATCAAAGCCGGGATCCTGGGCCTGCACTACTGGCTGCCCCTGGCTCATCCGGCCGCTCCCACCCCGGCCAGCGCAGTACTGAGCGGAGCCATGATCAAGGCCGGACTTCTGGGCTGGCTTTACTTTTTTCCGGTGGAGTCAGCCTCCATGCCCTCCTGGGGAGCATTTTTCATGTGCCTGGGACTTCTGGGGGCTTTTTTCGGAGTTCTGGCCGGACTTCTGGAAAAGGACCCCAAAACCGTCCTGGCCTATTCCAGCATCAGCCAGATGGGACTCATGGCCTTTCTCCTGGGGCTGGCCCTTTTTGATGCCGCACTGGCAAAAACGGCCCTGCCAGGAATCCTGATGTTTGTCATGCACCACGGACTGGCCAAGGCAGCCCTGTTCATCGGGGTGGGAGCCACCAAATACGCCAGGGGGCAGGGGGCCGGCACTTTTCTTCTGCTGGCGGCCCTGGCCCTGCCGGCCCTGGCCCTGGCCGGAGCTCCGCTTACCTCCGGGATACAGGTCAAGTACCTCATGAAGGACCTGGCTTCCATGGGCCCCATGTACTCTGTTACAGGGCTTCTTCTGCCCCTTTCCTCCCTGGGCACAACCCTGCTCATGGCGCATTTTCTCTACCGGATTTTTCAGGCCATGAAACCTGCGGACAAGGCGTACCCCCGGGATCAGGCCCTGGTCTGGCTGGTCATGGTGGCTGCAAGCACCGGCCTGCCCTTTGTATCCGTGCATACATTCGAAATGCTCCCGGCGGCCTGGCAGGCGGATACGGGTTTTATCTGGGGGGGACTGTGGCCGGTAATGCTTGGTGTGCTTATTTATCCGGCAATCAAATTCTGGGTCCCCTTGCAGGCCGCTTTGCATTCCTGGCCGGACACCGTGGAATTAACGGAAAGAATCTGGCGTCTTTCTTATGCCAGGTGGCGCAGCAGCCCGCTTTGCGACCCCACCTGCGGACAGATAAATTTTGTATACATGCTGGACAGATATATTTACGGCCGCAAAAGCATGGAAACCCCCTGCAGCATTGAATTCAGGCTCAGGCAGTGGCCTGTGGCCGGATTTTTATTTGTAGTTCTGACCCTGCTTCTGGCAGGCTTGGGGATGATGATCTGA
- a CDS encoding complex I subunit 5 family protein has product MNLNVWLPLLVLASSLFAGLIIFMLDESRSRLRTALNLFAAAFKVVAVHYMAYRLLVHGEVHEVGFSMGLGFEFLLKVDFLSLMFLALSSNLWLVTTLYAVGYLEGSPNRSRFFGFFSLCVTASTGIAMAGNLITFFIFYEFLTLTTYPLVVHRETRQALEAGRNYLWYTIGGGSVLFVGIVWLHVLAGPFDFTDTGVLEALDPAHYSTLIIIFALLIAGLGVKAALVPLHGWLPVAMIAPAPVSALLHAVAVVKAGAFGIVRVVFDVYDREFAAGLGLLEPLALVAAVTIVFGSVRALMQTDLKKRLAYSTVSQVSYITLGVAILAPFSTVAAIVHLVHQGIMKITLFFCAGNIAETLGLHSIKDLGGVGRRMPVTAICFTVAAFGMIGVPPVAGFVSKWYLGLGGMDAGREWVVGIMVLSSMLNAAYFLPVVKTIWFKTPQKKWKIQRVSRFEAPLTLLLPALATASMSLLAGLWAGWTWSPLGIAKQIATGMGALP; this is encoded by the coding sequence ATGAACCTGAACGTCTGGCTGCCCCTGCTGGTCCTGGCCAGCTCTTTGTTTGCCGGGCTTATAATCTTCATGCTTGATGAAAGCCGCAGCAGGCTGCGCACAGCCCTGAACCTCTTTGCCGCGGCCTTCAAGGTGGTGGCGGTGCACTACATGGCCTACAGGCTGCTGGTGCATGGGGAAGTGCATGAGGTGGGATTCAGCATGGGGCTTGGCTTTGAGTTCCTGCTCAAGGTGGATTTTCTGTCCCTCATGTTTCTGGCCCTGTCCAGCAACCTGTGGCTGGTGACCACCCTGTACGCCGTGGGCTACCTGGAGGGCTCGCCCAACCGCAGCCGTTTTTTTGGTTTTTTCAGCCTGTGCGTCACCGCCAGTACCGGCATCGCCATGGCCGGCAACCTGATCACCTTCTTTATCTTTTATGAATTTCTGACCCTGACCACCTACCCCCTGGTGGTGCACCGCGAAACCAGGCAGGCCCTGGAAGCCGGGCGCAACTACCTGTGGTACACCATCGGCGGCGGTTCAGTATTGTTTGTGGGTATTGTCTGGCTGCATGTCCTGGCCGGACCCTTCGATTTCACCGACACCGGGGTGCTTGAGGCTCTGGACCCGGCTCATTACAGCACCCTGATAATAATATTCGCCCTGCTCATCGCCGGGCTGGGAGTCAAGGCGGCTCTGGTGCCTCTGCACGGCTGGCTTCCGGTGGCCATGATAGCCCCGGCCCCGGTTTCGGCTTTGCTGCACGCTGTAGCCGTGGTCAAGGCCGGAGCCTTCGGCATAGTCCGGGTGGTATTTGACGTGTATGACAGGGAGTTTGCAGCAGGCCTGGGACTTCTGGAGCCCCTGGCCTTAGTGGCTGCAGTGACCATAGTTTTCGGGTCGGTGCGGGCCCTGATGCAGACGGATCTCAAGAAGCGACTGGCTTATTCAACCGTGAGCCAGGTTTCCTACATTACTCTCGGGGTGGCCATCCTGGCTCCCTTTTCCACTGTGGCGGCCATCGTGCACCTGGTACACCAGGGCATCATGAAGATCACCCTGTTCTTCTGCGCCGGCAACATCGCCGAGACCCTGGGACTGCACAGCATCAAAGACCTGGGCGGGGTGGGCCGGCGTATGCCGGTTACCGCCATCTGTTTTACTGTTGCGGCCTTCGGCATGATTGGAGTGCCTCCAGTGGCCGGGTTCGTGAGCAAATGGTACCTGGGACTCGGGGGCATGGACGCCGGCCGGGAATGGGTGGTGGGGATCATGGTCCTTAGCAGCATGCTCAATGCGGCCTATTTTCTGCCAGTTGTCAAAACCATCTGGTTCAAGACTCCGCAGAAAAAATGGAAGATACAGCGCGTAAGCCGTTTTGAAGCCCCCCTGACCCTGCTGCTGCCCGCCCTGGCAACAGCCTCCATGTCGCTGTTGGCCGGACTCTGGGCCGGGTGGACCTGGAGTCCCCTGGGTATTGCAAAACAGATAGCCACTGGAATGGGGGCCCTGCCATGA
- a CDS encoding complex I subunit 5 family protein yields MESLLVLVPLAAAMGSFLAPGRGIASWGFLTSLVIPALATGLALDVYHHGARRVSLGGWAEPLGIHLHMDGLSVIFLLMTALVGALVSIYSTFFFDRESARHFWPLWLLMWAGLNSLFMVSDVFNAYVVLELVTICAAALAVLSGKTESLQAGLRYLLVAMAGSLAFLMGVGFLYAETGMLDMFMQSGGLQGGPVTAAAFGLMTAGLIMKSALLPFHFWLPPAHGEAPAPVSALLSALVIKGSFFLLLRLWVGVFEPAGLTYHGAYVLGCLGVLAVLWGSYQALIQARLKLIIAYSSVAQVGYLFLMFPLLCTVPEAPWAEKAWAGGTYQAISHGLAKAALFLAAGNLILSTGTDRIHYMKNIASRLPMTTFTLGLAGISLMGLPPSGGFVAKWMFMQAILESGQWWWAVAPVLGGLLTAGYVFRILGHAFLLAEKEARMLPVPFVLEKIPLILALASILIGFRAEEVIFMLQEHMLWTVEWEDGP; encoded by the coding sequence ATGGAAAGCCTGCTGGTCCTGGTACCCCTGGCCGCAGCCATGGGCTCTTTCCTGGCTCCGGGCCGGGGTATCGCATCCTGGGGATTTCTCACATCCCTTGTTATTCCCGCCCTGGCCACAGGCCTTGCCCTGGACGTCTACCACCACGGGGCCAGGCGTGTTTCCCTGGGGGGCTGGGCGGAACCCCTGGGTATCCACCTGCATATGGACGGACTGAGTGTGATTTTTCTGCTCATGACCGCCCTTGTAGGAGCCCTTGTCAGTATTTACAGCACCTTTTTCTTTGACAGGGAAAGCGCCCGCCACTTCTGGCCCTTATGGCTTCTCATGTGGGCCGGGCTCAACAGTCTGTTCATGGTCTCTGACGTCTTCAACGCCTATGTGGTGCTGGAGCTGGTCACCATCTGCGCCGCAGCTCTGGCCGTGCTCTCGGGTAAGACAGAATCTTTGCAGGCGGGCCTGCGCTATCTCCTGGTGGCCATGGCCGGCTCCCTGGCTTTTCTCATGGGAGTAGGCTTTTTGTACGCCGAGACCGGCATGCTGGACATGTTCATGCAGTCCGGTGGTCTGCAGGGCGGACCTGTTACAGCAGCAGCCTTCGGGCTCATGACTGCGGGGCTTATCATGAAATCAGCCCTGCTGCCCTTTCACTTCTGGCTGCCCCCGGCCCACGGCGAGGCTCCTGCTCCTGTCAGCGCTCTTCTCTCAGCCCTGGTCATCAAGGGTTCTTTTTTTCTTCTCCTGCGCCTGTGGGTGGGAGTTTTTGAACCAGCCGGGCTCACATATCACGGGGCCTACGTTCTGGGCTGCCTGGGCGTGCTGGCGGTGCTCTGGGGCTCCTATCAGGCCCTGATTCAGGCCAGGCTCAAGCTTATCATCGCCTATTCCAGCGTGGCCCAGGTGGGCTATCTTTTTCTCATGTTCCCCCTTCTGTGCACAGTGCCCGAGGCCCCCTGGGCTGAAAAGGCCTGGGCCGGAGGCACTTACCAGGCCATCTCCCACGGCCTGGCCAAGGCCGCCCTTTTCCTGGCCGCGGGCAACCTGATTCTGTCCACAGGCACCGACAGGATCCATTACATGAAAAACATCGCCTCGCGCCTGCCCATGACCACCTTTACCCTGGGCCTGGCCGGCATAAGCCTCATGGGCCTGCCTCCCAGCGGGGGCTTCGTGGCCAAGTGGATGTTCATGCAGGCCATCCTGGAAAGCGGGCAGTGGTGGTGGGCGGTTGCCCCGGTCCTGGGGGGGCTGCTCACCGCCGGGTATGTCTTCAGGATTCTTGGGCATGCCTTTCTGCTGGCGGAAAAAGAGGCGCGCATGCTTCCTGTGCCCTTTGTCCTGGAAAAAATTCCTCTGATCCTGGCCCTGGCTTCCATCCTCATAGGTTTCCGGGCCGAGGAAGTCATTTTTATGCTGCAGGAGCACATGCTCTGGACGGTTGAGTGGGAGGACGGACCATGA
- a CDS encoding sodium:proton antiporter: protein MHGFYIYAVTAMLLFCLGLWGLASHKNLLRKIVALNVMAGGVFLLFISIANPDQSGQVDPVPQAMVLTGIVVAISLTAFALFLTRRIHEKTGHAELDTSCSIEDEEG from the coding sequence ATGCATGGTTTTTACATATACGCAGTAACGGCAATGCTTCTGTTCTGCCTGGGGCTGTGGGGGCTTGCTTCTCACAAAAACCTTTTGCGCAAGATCGTGGCCTTAAACGTCATGGCCGGGGGCGTGTTTCTTTTATTCATAAGCATTGCCAATCCGGACCAGTCCGGCCAAGTGGACCCCGTGCCCCAGGCCATGGTTTTAACCGGTATCGTGGTGGCCATCAGCCTCACCGCCTTTGCCCTCTTCCTTACCCGGCGTATTCATGAAAAAACCGGGCATGCCGAGCTGGACACCTCCTGCAGCATAGAGGATGAGGAAGGGTAA
- a CDS encoding hydrogenase subunit MbhD domain-containing protein, which produces MALFLDVLVAFALVATAWRIMRAPGHFQAVVLFITFGLLLSLAWARLNSPDIALAEAAVGAGLAGVLLLDTLRAVAQPGKVKTGAHFSWLLLPCLLLAGLLSLSIIHIEPDSQGLIRAVEAGMQATSLEYPVTAVLLDFRGYDTWLELGVLLAAVMGLLCVRRKESIRSPLLPAPAEPVGRWLISILLPLILLVGGFLLWLGAFAPGGAFQAGVVWAAGGVLLWQAGHPSLGALPVSLWRISAVLGFALFWLLAAAALFRNEPMLTHPQAKAWILAVEYAAALSIAVCLTSLTIGGQKSGDKGQGAGVRGQKSEVR; this is translated from the coding sequence TTGGCTCTGTTTCTGGACGTTCTGGTGGCCTTCGCCCTGGTGGCCACCGCCTGGAGGATAATGCGCGCTCCGGGCCACTTCCAGGCAGTGGTGCTCTTTATCACCTTCGGGCTTCTTTTGTCCCTGGCCTGGGCCAGGCTGAATTCTCCGGACATCGCCCTGGCCGAGGCCGCCGTGGGTGCGGGTCTGGCCGGGGTGCTGCTTTTAGATACCCTGCGGGCCGTGGCCCAGCCGGGCAAAGTCAAAACCGGGGCGCATTTTTCCTGGCTGCTTTTGCCCTGCCTGCTTCTTGCTGGTCTTCTTTCCCTGTCCATCATACACATTGAGCCTGACTCCCAGGGGCTGATCCGGGCGGTGGAGGCAGGCATGCAGGCCACCAGCCTGGAATACCCGGTCACGGCTGTACTTCTGGATTTCAGGGGCTACGATACCTGGCTGGAACTGGGGGTATTGCTGGCAGCGGTCATGGGGCTTCTGTGCGTACGCCGTAAAGAAAGTATCCGCTCCCCCCTGCTGCCTGCCCCGGCCGAACCGGTGGGGCGCTGGCTCATAAGTATCCTCTTGCCTCTTATCCTCCTGGTGGGAGGTTTTCTCCTCTGGCTGGGGGCTTTTGCCCCGGGAGGGGCATTTCAGGCCGGAGTTGTCTGGGCTGCGGGCGGAGTGCTTCTCTGGCAGGCCGGGCACCCATCCCTGGGAGCTTTGCCGGTAAGCCTGTGGCGCATAAGCGCGGTGCTGGGCTTTGCCCTTTTCTGGCTTCTGGCGGCAGCGGCCCTGTTTCGAAATGAACCAATGCTCACCCACCCCCAGGCCAAGGCCTGGATCCTGGCTGTAGAATATGCTGCAGCCCTGTCCATTGCGGTATGCCTGACCAGCCTGACTATTGGTGGACAGAAGTCAGGGGACAAGGGTCAGGGGGCAGGAGTCAGGGGGCAGAAATCAGAAGTCAGATAA
- a CDS encoding cation:proton antiporter: protein MIFDIFSIILCLAGAFFFLGGTVGLLRFPDTYSRLHALTKADNLGLGFIVLGLMFASASLPEIIKLGLIWLLALVGSSSACYFIGNYIYHMPSQEEE from the coding sequence ATGATATTCGATATTTTCAGCATTATCCTGTGCCTGGCCGGGGCCTTCTTTTTTCTGGGGGGCACTGTGGGGCTCCTGCGCTTTCCGGACACCTACAGCCGCCTGCATGCCCTGACCAAAGCGGACAACCTGGGCCTGGGATTCATCGTACTGGGGCTTATGTTTGCCAGTGCCTCCCTGCCTGAAATAATCAAGCTGGGGCTCATCTGGCTTCTGGCCCTGGTGGGCAGTTCCAGTGCCTGTTACTTCATCGGCAATTATATTTATCATATGCCCTCGCAGGAGGAGGAGTAA
- a CDS encoding monovalent cation/H+ antiporter complex subunit F has protein sequence MQIFYLALASFLILNILAGLWRVIQGPTPADRMVSAQLFGTTGVAILLVLAQALEAPYIRNAALLFALLMIMAVLSFVRKTAPQQSQTGDEK, from the coding sequence ATGCAGATATTTTACCTGGCCCTGGCCTCTTTTCTTATCTTGAACATACTGGCTGGACTGTGGAGGGTCATTCAGGGTCCGACCCCGGCTGACCGCATGGTATCGGCGCAGCTCTTCGGCACCACCGGGGTGGCCATACTGCTGGTCCTGGCCCAGGCCCTTGAAGCACCCTATATCCGCAATGCAGCCCTGCTTTTTGCCCTGCTCATGATCATGGCCGTTTTATCCTTTGTGCGCAAAACAGCCCCGCAGCAAAGCCAGACAGGAGATGAAAAATGA
- the amrB gene encoding AmmeMemoRadiSam system protein B produces MDREPVVAGQFYPGSAAALDEKLSRYLQGEQASARTLLAMVPHAGYPFSGPVAGKVLARSNLASRIILLGPNHTGQGQRIAVWGDGSWRLPGGEVMVDEDTASVIGKLPGYSFDYQAHLREHSLEVILPFLARAVPGCKIVPISVAEPDLQVLMRAGEDLARTIRDLALDVSLVVSTDMSHFVPQEQARRLDHMAIERILDLDPQGLHQVVKQNRISMCGVMPTTLGLACVREMGARSTEFIDYATSGDAIGDYSQVVGYAGVVVS; encoded by the coding sequence ATGGACAGAGAACCGGTTGTTGCAGGACAGTTTTATCCAGGTTCGGCAGCAGCCCTGGATGAAAAGTTGAGCAGGTACTTGCAGGGAGAACAGGCCAGCGCCAGAACCCTGCTGGCCATGGTACCCCATGCCGGGTATCCTTTTTCCGGGCCTGTGGCGGGCAAGGTGCTGGCCCGCTCCAATCTGGCCTCAAGGATCATTCTTCTTGGACCCAACCACACCGGACAGGGACAGAGAATAGCGGTCTGGGGAGATGGAAGCTGGAGGCTTCCGGGTGGTGAGGTCATGGTAGACGAGGATACAGCTTCGGTCATAGGCAAGCTGCCTGGTTACTCTTTTGATTACCAGGCCCACCTGAGGGAGCATTCCCTGGAAGTGATCCTGCCTTTTCTGGCCAGGGCTGTTCCAGGATGTAAAATAGTCCCCATATCCGTAGCTGAGCCGGATCTCCAGGTGCTGATGCGGGCCGGCGAGGACCTGGCCCGGACCATCAGGGACCTGGCCCTGGATGTTTCCCTGGTGGTAAGTACGGACATGAGCCACTTTGTACCCCAGGAACAAGCCAGGAGGCTGGATCACATGGCCATTGAAAGAATCCTGGACCTGGATCCTCAGGGACTGCACCAGGTGGTAAAGCAGAACAGAATTTCCATGTGCGGAGTCATGCCCACGACCCTGGGGCTGGCCTGTGTCAGGGAAATGGGGGCCAGGAGCACTGAATTCATTGACTATGCCACATCAGGAGACGCAATAGGGGATTATTCCCAGGTGGTGGGGTATGCCGGAGTGGTTGTGAGTTAG
- a CDS encoding tetratricopeptide repeat protein: MKFKYLTAILLFLVQLCLMHGLAGAMEYYWGSHPDHERIVFEFQEEMPDYSAFRSARERIDVVLPEDIRQHIRIPEEVDFSAADLIQNVQFLDHRIQIYTGSAEFGFISFTIPEENKIVLDIFEDRLGDKWEAPVEFPELADEARRQPEEPEEPPAPEEDALDDPGLEPEPGHRMRQQVQRVGPEEAGLVLHEADADRVEAPQETEELFDPPEVPDREPDDPGVTPAELQEEPPPAEMDRYEEMIAAGQMAMSGAEYAIAADIFEELKNDPQLPEEHTEEVLYSYAQANFQEHSHDIPGNFQDVLRPFERAVSANPGSDRLPEALLNMGYIHLQVGNEPEARGYFDLLRDRFPEHEAVPATHYYMGEHYKDRERYEEAADEFEEVVQEYPQDDLVKPAAVALTRVLNELNLDEQAGDMLEYIDNRWPRYHLDDPDFLVLAGNILYRNEDYQDAREKFMHYINLLPDGDQVDVSMARVGDILYQQGHEDSAREMYEQTARQYSDDEGGLIAQMRLADRFGDETIRPRLLYERISEEFPDSPLAPVALLRLADWNLDNGLYDEAMDNVEDFYDRYSHREMWPRALQTGVDAFESLVAENFPDQEYDDIIDAWERHDYLNENKDMLDREALLALASAYWDMENMQESLRLAEPFLDMDKIDEHNIAALSLMLTIALDTRDWERILDLADQVEGWDLPENKELQLKYATALAKQNQGLEDEARPLWRELAVETDLPDRQRAFALFFMAEHSIQREEYENAYVFAQESLALFRDQDDPDVSRIRSNLEFLMDATAYTGRHREALGWALEFEDYIEEDDPDWPAYRYRLANLYRLNGEHQRWERILQELAEDYPQDLHGRMAELDLNAQRLDREVDRFRQ, from the coding sequence ATGAAGTTTAAATATCTGACAGCTATCCTCCTGTTTCTGGTCCAGCTTTGCCTTATGCACGGCCTGGCCGGGGCCATGGAATATTATTGGGGCAGTCATCCGGACCACGAGAGGATTGTCTTCGAGTTCCAGGAGGAGATGCCCGACTACAGTGCCTTCAGAAGCGCCAGAGAGAGGATAGATGTTGTACTGCCGGAGGATATCCGGCAACACATCCGGATTCCTGAGGAAGTGGATTTCTCCGCAGCGGACCTTATCCAGAATGTGCAGTTTCTTGATCACCGGATCCAGATCTACACCGGTTCTGCAGAATTTGGTTTCATTTCATTTACCATACCCGAAGAAAATAAGATAGTCCTGGACATCTTTGAAGACCGCCTTGGAGATAAATGGGAAGCTCCTGTGGAGTTTCCCGAACTGGCTGATGAAGCCCGCCGACAGCCCGAGGAGCCGGAAGAACCACCTGCCCCTGAAGAGGATGCACTGGATGATCCCGGTCTTGAGCCGGAACCGGGACACCGTATGAGACAGCAGGTGCAGAGGGTGGGTCCGGAAGAAGCGGGTCTTGTCCTTCACGAGGCCGATGCAGACAGGGTGGAAGCCCCGCAGGAGACTGAAGAACTGTTTGATCCCCCGGAGGTGCCGGACAGGGAGCCGGATGACCCCGGGGTGACCCCTGCGGAACTGCAGGAGGAGCCGCCTCCTGCTGAAATGGACAGGTACGAGGAAATGATTGCGGCCGGCCAGATGGCCATGTCCGGGGCCGAGTACGCCATTGCAGCGGATATCTTTGAGGAACTCAAAAATGATCCCCAACTGCCGGAAGAACATACCGAAGAAGTACTCTACTCATACGCCCAGGCGAATTTCCAGGAGCACAGCCATGATATTCCGGGCAACTTCCAGGATGTCTTAAGGCCCTTTGAACGGGCTGTAAGCGCCAATCCCGGCTCTGACAGGCTGCCGGAAGCCCTTTTGAATATGGGCTATATCCATCTGCAGGTGGGTAATGAGCCCGAAGCCAGAGGATACTTTGATCTTTTGAGGGACAGGTTTCCGGAGCATGAGGCTGTACCGGCCACCCATTACTACATGGGCGAGCATTACAAGGACCGGGAACGATACGAGGAAGCAGCCGACGAGTTCGAAGAGGTTGTGCAGGAATACCCCCAGGATGACCTGGTCAAGCCCGCGGCGGTGGCCCTGACCAGGGTGCTCAATGAGCTGAACCTTGATGAGCAGGCCGGGGATATGCTGGAGTATATCGACAACCGCTGGCCGAGATATCACCTGGATGACCCGGACTTCCTGGTCCTTGCCGGCAATATCCTCTACCGCAATGAAGATTACCAGGACGCCAGGGAAAAATTCATGCACTACATCAACCTGCTTCCGGACGGAGACCAGGTGGACGTTTCCATGGCCAGGGTGGGAGACATTCTTTATCAGCAGGGGCATGAGGATTCGGCCCGGGAGATGTATGAACAGACTGCAAGGCAATATTCTGATGACGAAGGAGGATTGATAGCCCAGATGCGCCTTGCAGACAGATTCGGGGACGAGACCATCAGGCCCAGGCTTTTATATGAGCGTATCAGCGAAGAGTTTCCGGACAGCCCTCTTGCTCCAGTGGCCCTTTTGCGCCTGGCTGACTGGAATCTGGACAACGGGTTATATGATGAGGCCATGGATAATGTGGAAGATTTTTATGACAGGTATTCTCACCGGGAGATGTGGCCAAGGGCCCTGCAGACCGGGGTGGACGCCTTTGAGAGCCTGGTGGCGGAAAATTTTCCAGATCAGGAATACGACGACATAATTGATGCCTGGGAGAGGCATGATTATTTGAATGAAAATAAGGATATGCTGGATCGCGAGGCCCTTCTGGCCCTGGCCTCGGCCTACTGGGACATGGAAAATATGCAGGAGTCCCTGCGCCTGGCTGAACCTTTTCTGGACATGGACAAAATAGATGAGCACAATATAGCTGCCCTGTCTTTGATGTTGACCATTGCTCTGGATACCAGGGACTGGGAACGAATACTGGACCTGGCGGACCAGGTGGAAGGCTGGGACCTGCCGGAAAACAAGGAGCTGCAGCTCAAGTATGCAACCGCCCTGGCCAAGCAGAACCAGGGCCTGGAAGACGAAGCCCGGCCTCTGTGGAGAGAGCTTGCCGTGGAAACTGATCTGCCGGACAGGCAAAGGGCCTTTGCCCTGTTTTTCATGGCCGAACACTCCATTCAGAGGGAGGAGTATGAAAATGCGTATGTATTTGCCCAGGAATCCCTTGCCCTTTTCCGGGACCAGGATGATCCGGATGTGTCCAGGATCAGGTCCAACCTGGAGTTTCTCATGGATGCCACTGCATACACAGGCAGGCACAGGGAGGCCCTGGGCTGGGCCCTGGAGTTCGAGGACTATATAGAAGAGGATGATCCGGACTGGCCTGCGTATCGTTACCGCCTGGCGAACCTGTATCGCCTCAATGGAGAGCACCAGCGCTGGGAGAGGATTTTACAGGAACTGGCAGAGGACTATCCCCAGGATCTGCACGGACGCATGGCTGAACTGGACTTAAACGCCCAGAGACTGGACAGGGAAGTGGACCGCTTCAGGCAGTAA